One Thermococcus sp. EP1 DNA window includes the following coding sequences:
- a CDS encoding DUF835 domain-containing protein translates to MLEALGMYENGILQVACLWSVAVAAGTLGVLVYTYLRHKIKVLGIWAISWMFFILMQISFYIGSKDGVAAFYSFFSGTLLYGVLLYFRDHADVRNSLKLEIIGITPPLFVVYILTLKHLGISEGLLSNEAPYVVLSGIFFLFSGLVFLTMEREWKRNVFYLGILLMIFGLFVITYPLRISSETPLVWISVGSVLSVVIAFFMITLATSKEFLFFEKQVGVRVTLEPGGRLITLDEYQVLKEELKEFPVLAFVRSLNIPEPWKAYFLSTEERKNSIYPTNLAYMAQLASEYFKEAEKKGLRGVVVIDCPEYLLMYNGFESIAKFLASLKDFAISYGGVLLIVIDESAWNTYQLAILKRVLE, encoded by the coding sequence GTGCTTGAGGCGTTAGGCATGTATGAAAATGGAATACTTCAAGTCGCATGTTTATGGAGTGTGGCAGTTGCAGCGGGGACACTGGGTGTTCTTGTATATACTTACCTGAGACATAAAATTAAGGTTCTTGGGATTTGGGCGATCTCATGGATGTTTTTTATCTTGATGCAAATCTCTTTTTATATAGGGAGCAAAGATGGGGTGGCAGCATTTTATTCATTTTTTTCTGGGACATTATTGTATGGTGTTCTGTTATATTTTAGAGATCACGCTGATGTGAGAAACTCTTTAAAGCTTGAAATAATCGGAATTACCCCTCCTCTGTTTGTTGTATATATTCTCACTTTGAAACATCTGGGAATTTCAGAGGGATTACTCTCCAATGAGGCTCCATATGTTGTTCTTTCAGGTATCTTTTTCTTATTCTCTGGTCTTGTCTTTTTGACTATGGAAAGAGAGTGGAAAAGAAATGTGTTTTATCTTGGTATTCTTCTAATGATCTTTGGTTTGTTTGTCATTACATATCCGCTAAGGATCTCAAGTGAAACTCCATTGGTTTGGATTTCTGTTGGGAGTGTGTTATCAGTAGTAATTGCATTCTTTATGATCACGTTGGCTACATCAAAAGAGTTCTTATTTTTTGAGAAACAAGTGGGAGTTAGAGTTACTTTGGAACCAGGAGGGAGATTAATAACTTTAGATGAGTATCAGGTTCTTAAAGAGGAACTCAAGGAGTTTCCTGTCCTTGCATTTGTTAGAAGCTTAAATATTCCAGAACCTTGGAAGGCCTACTTCTTGAGCACAGAAGAAAGGAAAAATTCGATTTATCCAACAAATCTGGCATATATGGCTCAATTAGCCAGTGAATACTTCAAGGAGGCAGAAAAGAAAGGTTTAAGGGGAGTTGTGGTAATTGATTGTCCTGAATATCTTCTCATGTATAATGGGTTTGAATCTATTGCAAAATTTTTGGCTTCTTTGAAAGATTTTGCCATAAGCTATGGGGGTGTGTTGCTTATAGTGATTGATGAGAGTGCGTGGAATACATATCAACTTGCAATATTAAAACGAGTGTTGGAGTGA
- a CDS encoding metallophosphoesterase, whose amino-acid sequence MKKVWVLILIGVIIFASGCTQSPTTTQTTPSETTSSESQTTSSPVETTTPTTTTTTTEPQTTVTTTTTTATVPEKPGIDFSSYKTGEILQNWTSLFSRKIIYVSEGYEELAKHYFPNAEIKSKDKFDSGIAILSPSDARELLRGKPILTTPRDYFGYVLYKVGTKFVGGEMGTIIAYKEDGKDRLIFTGNDVSGIGAALALAKELSEGRKLNPSYVLRRGEFEGIIVKVIGDNDWDGIEDDDEYWIVKEIFVKEPFVYTWRIVNGENVTVSGGFIRLVNGSTVYIRALGFNVSVKVIGTTHAQITYIVENTNPELVEFPENAETGETWIKLTTSEGFSLIPKDVNNFTFLAFGDHRPGSGTKQPEVFFKIRDLMNQEEGAFIIDSGDLVYSGKVEEWAELLKVWNFNKPVFVAPGNHEYQGEGINVYHKFFGPTDYSFVLGNYYFIFANNVERNYQLTSAQWNWLEKELEKAKELGKRPVIVMHAPPIDPRPEGGHTMNPTHAKKLLELMKVYNAFGVFGHIHIYWYGEKDGVELIITGGGGAPVYAKPEEGGFYHYVKITAGDTLTVEPVKVE is encoded by the coding sequence ATGAAAAAAGTATGGGTCCTCATTCTGATAGGAGTTATAATTTTTGCAAGCGGCTGTACCCAATCACCCACTACTACTCAAACTACTCCCAGTGAAACGACGAGTTCTGAAAGTCAAACAACTTCCTCTCCAGTGGAAACCACTACTCCTACCACTACCACAACCACAACAGAACCTCAAACCACAGTTACAACCACTACAACAACAGCCACAGTCCCAGAAAAGCCTGGCATTGATTTTAGTTCTTACAAAACTGGAGAGATTCTACAAAACTGGACAAGCCTTTTTAGTCGAAAAATAATTTATGTAAGCGAAGGATACGAAGAACTGGCCAAGCATTATTTCCCTAATGCTGAGATAAAGAGTAAAGACAAATTTGACAGTGGTATAGCGATTTTATCTCCATCCGATGCTAGAGAGCTTTTGAGAGGAAAACCAATCCTTACAACACCAAGAGATTACTTTGGATATGTTCTCTACAAAGTAGGGACTAAGTTCGTTGGGGGAGAAATGGGAACAATAATAGCATATAAAGAAGATGGCAAAGACAGACTCATCTTCACAGGTAACGATGTTTCAGGTATTGGTGCTGCTTTAGCACTCGCCAAGGAGTTAAGTGAGGGAAGAAAACTAAATCCTAGCTATGTACTTAGAAGAGGAGAGTTTGAGGGAATAATTGTAAAAGTAATAGGAGATAACGACTGGGACGGGATCGAAGACGACGATGAATACTGGATTGTAAAGGAAATTTTCGTAAAAGAACCATTTGTCTATACTTGGAGAATAGTCAATGGAGAAAACGTGACCGTTAGTGGGGGCTTTATAAGATTAGTAAATGGATCTACAGTATATATAAGGGCACTGGGCTTTAATGTGAGTGTTAAAGTAATTGGCACAACTCATGCGCAGATCACATATATTGTTGAGAATACCAACCCAGAGCTTGTTGAATTCCCGGAAAATGCGGAAACTGGGGAGACTTGGATAAAACTGACTACAAGCGAAGGCTTTTCTCTCATACCAAAAGACGTGAACAACTTTACTTTTCTAGCTTTTGGGGATCACAGGCCAGGAAGTGGCACAAAACAGCCAGAAGTCTTCTTCAAAATAAGGGATCTCATGAACCAAGAAGAGGGAGCCTTCATAATTGATAGCGGTGATTTAGTGTACTCTGGAAAAGTGGAAGAGTGGGCCGAATTATTAAAAGTCTGGAATTTCAACAAACCTGTATTTGTTGCCCCAGGCAATCATGAGTACCAAGGGGAAGGAATAAATGTATATCACAAGTTCTTTGGGCCTACAGACTACTCGTTTGTCTTAGGTAACTATTATTTCATCTTCGCTAATAATGTTGAGAGAAATTATCAGCTTACCTCTGCCCAATGGAATTGGTTGGAAAAAGAACTCGAAAAGGCAAAAGAGCTTGGTAAGAGACCAGTTATCGTAATGCATGCTCCTCCAATAGATCCCAGGCCTGAGGGAGGCCACACTATGAACCCCACTCACGCAAAGAAACTCTTGGAGCTAATGAAAGTATATAATGCATTTGGAGTCTTTGGTCATATCCACATTTACTGGTATGGAGAAAAAGACGGTGTAGAGCTCATAATAACCGGTGGAGGAGGAGCACCAGTCTATGCAAAACCTGAAGAAGGAGGCTTCTACCATTACGTAAAAATAACCGCTGGAGATACCTTAACTGTAGAGCCCGTGAAGGTAGAGTGA
- a CDS encoding MBL fold metallo-hydrolase — protein MKVIPLASESLGVRSLATFIKLGSIGILIDPGVALGPKRYSLPPAKVELEALMGARRKIQEYSKEADIITISHYHYDHHTPFFEGIYESSSPDKAKELYEGKTLLIKHPRENINFSQRKRAWVFLKKAEKITKNIEHADGKFFDFGDFIIEFSPAVPHGNEGSKLGFVIMVMIDDGKKRVIHASDIQLLNRMSKEWIIKQMPDLLITGGPPTYLEGYRVKEAWTTGLKNLKEIIKETNTEIILDHHLIRDKRYPEFFVQLEKEPLTFAGFLKEKDRPLEAYRKELHMIEKGEEVEVPFKI, from the coding sequence ATGAAGGTTATTCCTTTAGCCTCGGAAAGCTTGGGAGTGAGAAGCTTAGCTACTTTCATAAAACTTGGAAGTATAGGAATTTTAATAGATCCAGGGGTAGCACTGGGACCAAAACGGTACTCTTTGCCCCCTGCAAAGGTAGAATTGGAGGCACTAATGGGGGCGAGAAGAAAAATACAAGAGTATTCAAAAGAAGCGGATATAATAACAATCTCTCATTATCATTATGACCATCATACACCTTTTTTTGAGGGAATTTACGAGAGTTCTTCACCTGATAAAGCAAAAGAACTCTATGAGGGCAAAACTCTTCTTATAAAACATCCAAGAGAGAACATAAATTTCAGCCAAAGGAAGAGGGCTTGGGTGTTTCTCAAGAAAGCAGAAAAAATAACTAAAAATATTGAACACGCTGATGGGAAGTTTTTTGATTTTGGTGATTTTATAATAGAATTCTCTCCTGCAGTTCCTCATGGGAATGAAGGTTCGAAGCTTGGCTTTGTGATAATGGTTATGATAGACGATGGGAAGAAGAGAGTGATTCATGCTAGTGACATTCAGCTTTTGAATCGGATGTCTAAAGAGTGGATAATAAAACAAATGCCTGATTTGCTAATTACTGGAGGTCCTCCGACATATCTCGAGGGGTATAGAGTTAAAGAAGCATGGACTACGGGTCTTAAAAATTTAAAAGAAATAATAAAAGAAACTAATACTGAGATAATCCTGGATCACCATCTCATTAGAGACAAACGTTATCCAGAATTTTTTGTACAGCTTGAAAAGGAACCTCTTACATTTGCTGGGTTTTTA
- a CDS encoding DEAD/DEAH box helicase: MSFEKLGLSENSLNAVKRKGFVKPTDIQREVIPRLLGGNKDIIGQSQTGTGKTAAFALPLIDLIDEEMRNVQAIVITPTRELAIQVANEINSLKGRKKIRVLSVYGGQPIGPQIRNLRRGVHIVVGTPGRVIDHIERGTLSLSEVDYFILDEADRMLDMGFIEDIEHILRHTSEEKRVLMFSATIPREILRLARRYLRNYEVIKIQDKSLAPELVEQGYFEVLPNKKFSLLCRILDDEEFYGIVFCQTKKETRELTSRLIARGYNAEALNGDIPQRGRERILKRFRRRKTRILVATDVAARGIDINELTHVVNYSLPQNPEAYVHRIGRTGRAKKKGKAITFIVPGEYRKLQYIKRVARVDIKRGKSPNPMTKRKYSEKAQNYRKRSFEGA; the protein is encoded by the coding sequence ATGAGTTTTGAAAAATTAGGACTCTCAGAAAACAGCTTAAATGCTGTAAAAAGAAAGGGCTTTGTGAAGCCCACCGATATTCAAAGAGAAGTAATTCCGAGACTTTTGGGTGGAAATAAAGATATAATTGGGCAGTCCCAAACTGGAACTGGCAAAACTGCTGCATTTGCTCTTCCACTTATAGATCTTATAGATGAAGAGATGAGAAATGTCCAAGCGATAGTGATAACACCTACTAGAGAACTTGCAATCCAAGTTGCAAATGAAATAAATTCCTTAAAAGGGAGGAAAAAGATAAGAGTACTCTCCGTCTATGGAGGTCAGCCAATCGGGCCCCAGATCCGAAACTTAAGGAGAGGCGTGCATATAGTTGTGGGCACTCCAGGGAGGGTGATTGATCATATAGAGAGGGGCACACTATCCTTAAGTGAAGTTGATTATTTTATCCTAGATGAAGCAGATAGAATGCTGGATATGGGTTTCATAGAAGATATTGAACACATTTTGAGGCACACAAGCGAGGAAAAGAGAGTTTTGATGTTTTCTGCTACAATTCCAAGAGAGATACTTCGTTTGGCAAGGAGGTATTTAAGGAACTATGAAGTTATCAAGATTCAGGACAAGAGTTTGGCTCCAGAGTTAGTTGAGCAGGGCTACTTTGAAGTACTCCCAAATAAGAAGTTTAGTCTTTTGTGTAGGATTTTGGATGATGAGGAATTCTATGGCATAGTATTCTGCCAAACGAAGAAAGAAACAAGAGAATTGACATCAAGGCTTATAGCTAGGGGGTACAATGCAGAGGCTTTGAATGGTGATATTCCACAAAGAGGAAGAGAAAGAATTTTGAAACGTTTCAGAAGAAGAAAAACAAGGATACTTGTTGCCACAGACGTTGCTGCAAGAGGAATAGACATTAATGAGTTAACACATGTGGTAAACTACTCTTTACCTCAGAATCCAGAGGCCTACGTACACAGGATTGGAAGAACAGGTAGAGCTAAGAAGAAAGGTAAAGCAATAACCTTCATAGTGCCCGGTGAATATAGAAAATTACAATACATTAAAAGAGTTGCAAGGGTAGATATCAAAAGAGGCAAAAGTCCAAATCCAATGACTAAAAGAAAATACTCGGAAAAGGCACAAAATTATCGTAAAAGGTCTTTTGAGGGGGCATGA